The Elusimicrobiaceae bacterium DNA window CTGCCCGCGTAACGGAGAAACCGCGTGCGAGCGGAGTTTTATACGCGGCCGGCACGGTTTTAAGTGCCATGGTGTAATAAAGCCGGCCGTCGCCGTCTTTTTCAAACCGTACGGGCACGGAAGCGGAGGAACGCGTCAGCATAAGCGCGTCGAACGCGGCGGTGGCCAGAACCGGCGCGAGATTCTCGAACCGGACACGCATAAGCGCGTCAGCCCCGGCAGTCACTTTCGCCGTAAAAGCCTGTTCCGGTTTTTCATAGGCCGAATAATAATATTCAAGCGCGCGAAGGGCGGCGGCGTTGTCGGCGGTGTTGTTCCACCGCCCGTTTTTCTGCTGGCGGACGAGCCAGCGGGCGACCTTGCCCGCGGCGGGAAACGTGCCGTCCGACTCCAGCAGCGCCTGCATGCAGAGCGCGGTTGTTTTTACCGCGCTCGCGTGCGAGCGCGCCGAAAAAGCCGTTTCGCCGAAAAACGCCGCGTCACCGCCGATGTTTTGCCGGTTGAGCAGCATGCGCGACAGTTCCGCGCGCTGTTCGTCCTTCACGCCAAGCCTGGAAGCCGCGCGCAAAAGACAGGAAACGCCTTCGCCGGACAGCGTGTCCCGCGCTCCGTAAAGCCTCGCAAACGCGTCCGGCCAGAAACTGCCGTTAAGCGCAAGCGCGTACAGGGCATAAGCGGCGCTGTCGCCGCTGCCGTTTTTAATCAGGCCCTGCAGATAATTCACAGCGCCGGCGATGACCGGCGGGTCGGCCCGGTAGCCGCGTTTTGACGCGGCGGCGTAAGTTTCCAGCACATAGGAGGTAAGCCACGGGTCGGAATAGGAAGAATCCTCCCAGTATCCGAACCCGCCGCCCGGTCCTTTATAGGAAGCGAGATTGGCAAACAGCTCGGACGCCTGTTTTTTCAGCGCGTCAGTATCCTGCGCAAGCCAGCGCCGGGCGAATTTTTCCGACACCAGAAGCGGCGCGAGTTTCGACAGTTTCTGCTCCAGACACTCATAGCGGTACCCGAGCAAATATTCCGCCGGCAGTTTAAGACTCGCCAGCGCGGTCGGCGACAGGACAACCGCCAGCTCCGCGCTCAGCGCGTCAGCCGGACGCTTGAGAGTCTGAACGCCGGATCTTGCGATCGCCATCGAAACCGCCGTCGTTTCCGGCAGCTCGCCCTGCACTACGGGTATTTCCTGTTCCAGCCCGTCGCTCTCTTCGCCCGCCCGCGCAGTGAAAACCAGCGCGGCGGGGCCGGTTGATATTGCGCTGAAAGACCATTCCAGCCGTTTGGCCGCGCCCGCTTTCAGAGTAACCTCACTCGGCGCGTTCGCGGCGGCCGCCAGCGCGCCAGAAACGTTCATTTCGACTCTGGCGGAAACCGTGGCGGTTGAATAGTTTATCAGCACCGCGCCGGCCTTGAACGTGTCGCCTTTTCTGGCGAAGCGAGGCAGCGCGGCTTTAAGCATGAGCGGCTTGGAAACCCTGATAGTGTCCGTGGAACTGCCGAACCGCGTTTCAGACGCGGCGACGGCGATTATCCTGTACGAAGTAAGCGTGTCCGGCAGCCTGAACGCAACACGCGCAGAGCCTTTGCGGTCGGTCATCACCGCCGGCATCCATGCGGCAAGCGGTATGAAATTCGAGCGTATGTCCACCCCGCCCGCGGCGCCGCCGCCTCCGCCGCCCCGGTTCTCGCCTTTCTCTCCGAAATTGCGCTGGCCCAGCACGAGCGGACGGGAATCGGCCGTTTTAACTCCGAGCGGGCGGGTTTCGTAAACCGCGCCGAACGGGTCGGGCGTGCCGTAATCCGTCAGATTAAGCACGCCCTCGTCAACCGCGTAAAAAGCCACTTCCGCAGGCGTGCCGTCGCCTTCCGCGTCCAGCGTGCGGATCTCGACAGCCGCCTCCGCGCCCGGCCTGTATTCTTTCGTTTCGGGCTTTAACCGCACGATTAGCCGGTTCTCGTCGGGGCTTACCGGAATGTTGATATACCCGAATTTGGCTTTCGGCTTGCCCGCGTCGAGCGATGACGCTGTCGGCTTGGCCGTTCTGCCGTTAACAAGCACCACGCCGACATAAATATTCGGCACATGCCCGGCGCGCAGTTTCAGCTTGATTTCCTCGGCGCCGCCACTGATGCGCTCCACACGGCTCTCCACCACGCCCGCGCTTTCCACGGTGATCAGCGCCCACGCCTTTTCAAAGGGGGACTTGATCATTATTTTCGCGGTGTCGCCGGGTTTGTACCCGCTTTTATCGGCCGCAAGCGCGACCAGATCGGTGTCGTCGCGTTCCCACGACACCCCCCCGTCGCCGGGCACATAAAAAGTGAAAGCCGTGGCGTTTGCGCGGCCGCCGCGCTCGCCGTTCAGCGCCAGGCGGTACGAACCCGGCGGCAGATCCTGCGGTATGGGCCAGCGGTATTCGCCGGAGCCGGACGTGTACGAAAACGTGGAGACCGGAATGATTTTTTCTTCCGACACGATTTCCAGCCGCCCCGACAGGCCCGCCCGCGCCGCGTTGCGGTACTCCCTGCGGGCAAGACCCGCCGTAACCGCCACGCCGGGCGCTGGCGCGCCGTCAGGCCGCACGGAAACGATGCCCGCAAAAACCGGCGTCGTGCTTTTTTCCACCCGCCACGGCCCGGCCACGCCCAGATAAAAATCCGCCGGATGCAAAGTGGCGGCGGTTCTGGAAAACAGTCTCTGCATATCGGGGCTTAACACCGACGCTTCGGCTATCAGGCTGTACGGGCGCGTTACCGTAGCGGTGACCCCGGCCACGGAAAACGACAGCCTGCCGTTTTCATCAAGCCGGCCCCGGCCGGCGGCCAGAACACGGTCCGGCGTATAATCCGCGTTCACGAAAGTATAGGAGCCCAGCCCGCAGGGCGCGAACGGCGCGGGCGAGAGCAGGAGCGACCATTCCGCCTCCGCGCCCGCCATAGGCGCGCCGGCCAGATACCAGCCGTCCACAGCCGCCGAAAAAGTGTCGCCCCGATAATAGTTCTTCTGAAGCGGCGTAACCGAAACCGCGAACTGCGCCCGCTTAAACGCCTCCACCTGAAAATTCGCCTGCTCATCCACCTTGGGGCCGGCGGGATCGGGGTTGGACAGCCGCACGCTCCAGAACCCGGGTCCGGCGGTTTTGGAGAGCGGGAAGCTGAAATCGAACGAGGAGCTGTCCGACACGGACGCCGTAAAACTGGACACTGTCGCATTCCCCCCGTCAGCCACTGTCACCGCAAGCTCGCGCACTCCGGCGTAAGTCACGCCTTTTTTGCCGTACCGGCGCAGGAACCCTTTGACGCTGACCGTTTCACCGGGCCGGTAAAGCCCGCGATCGGTAAAAACAAGCGTCCTGGCCGTGCCGGCCGGTTTTTCAAACCGGGCGGGCAGCCCGAAACGCCAGGGCTCCAGGCCGGAAGCGAAATCAAGCGACAGCGCCGCGATATCGCCTTTTTTTTCGGCGAAAGCCCACAGATCCGGCGATTCCCATTCACTGTCCGCGGCCAGCCCGAGCGCGCCCCAGCCGGGCAGTTCGGCCAGCCCGTCGCCATCGGTGCGCCCGGTCCAGACCACGTTGTTTTTTCCGTCGCGCAGGGTGATATTGACCCGGCCCAGCGGCTCGCCTGCGCTTAAATCGGTAGTCCACACCAGCCCGTTCACGGGCGAGGATTTCACGGTAAGCCCGATACCCGTAACGTTATCGAACGCCCACGCCCATTTGGCGCGCGAAGGCAGATACACGCCGGTAAACACGAACGGCGTTGCAGTGGAAAGATCTATCCCGCCGTAACAGCCGCTGTTGACGCGCGCGCGCGGTTCCAGCGCCTTCGGCTCCACTCCTTCCGGCAGGGCCGGAGCGCCGCCGGCTGAGGCTTTCATGCTGCCGTACTCGGTTATGAAATCCCCTTCCGCCACGGACTTCTGCGCATACAACACCTGCGGCACGTTCATTGCGCTGTACACATGTTTGGGCTAGAACATGTTTTCCAGCACGCCAAACCCTCCGGCAAACGACACGCGCGGGCAGTAATCCCCTGCGGTTACGCTAAACGTCCTGTCGGCCGGCAGGGTGTTGCCGAACACGTCCTTAAGCCCCTTTGTCAGTGTAAAATCATAGGTGCGGCCCGGCTCGAAATCCAGCCAGTCAAGCTGATATGAATAGGCCCGCTCCGCCGGCCGCGCGAAGCCAAAACCGCCGGATATATATGCCGGCACGGCGTTTTTTTTCAGCCCGTCCGGCACAGCCAGATGCTCCGCAAAATCCGAATATCTGACCGGATTTGACAGTTTCACCGCATAATTCGCCGGCAGACACCCGCTGGAAGCGCTTACGCCCTTGAATTCCAGCCCGCCGTAAGTGTAAAAACGGACACCCTCCGCAAGCCGCGCGCCCGCGCCGCCCGCGCCCGGCAGACCGGCGGCGACTGCAAGGAAATATTCCGAATCCGGCTTGAGCGCAAGCACCGGCTTGACCGCCAGCACCGTGGCGGTGGACGGCGGGATTTCACCCTCGTTCGTTATATACGGCGGAAAAAGTTTTTCCACTTCCTCCGGCTTCGCCTTGCGCACACCGCAGGGTATTTTCGAACCGGACGAGTCGGCCAGCGTGATGAAATTGCGCGCGGCATCATATCTGACCGGCTGATTGAACCGCAAAAACACCGTCGGGTACCGCGACACCCAGCGCGCGCCGTTTTGCGGATCACTGCCGAGTAGCCGCACCAGCGGCGTGACAAACGCGCGCCGCACCTCACCGGCAAGCGCCGAGCCGGAAACGGCTTTGACGCCTTTTGGCACCGTCACCTTATATACGCGTGAAAATTCGAACGGTTCGTCCGGAGTAAATACGGCGGTCGCCGTATCAGCCCAGCGGCAGACGCCGCTGACCGCAGGCTCCAGCAAAAACGGGCAGGGTAATTTATGGGACGCTGCGCCCAGCGCGACCATCGGCTCGCTGAACATCACGGTAACGACGCCCGGCGTTTCCCCGTCCCGCAGCAAGCCGTCGGGCGAAACCGACAGCACCCGCACCTGCGCCCAGCCGCAGGCGGCGAAAACCATATTCAGCAAAACGGCAACCGCAAACGCATGAATCTTTTTCATAATTTTCTCCCGAACCCGCCGCCGCGCGCACAGACTGGCGATATAAAAGTATATTCAATGCCGCGGTTCCCGGTCAAACGCGCTTGACAGGCGATATCCTATATTATTTCATTATATAGATCCCTTTATTCAGACAGCATCGGAGGTAGCAATGCGGTTGTTGACCTTTGTTCTTATATTTTCCGCGCTGGCAATGCCCGCCCGCGCCGACACCGCGCAGGAATATTACGACAGGGCGCTCGCGAACGAAATTCCCACAAAACGCGTTAAACTGCTCGGCAAAGCCATAAACGAGGACGCCGCTTTCGCGCCGGCCTATTTTCTGCGCGCGCAGGCGGTTATGGATTTGAACGACTGCGACGCCGCCCTGCCCGATCTCGATAAAACCGTCGCGCTCGGCTACGCGCCGGTTCAGGCGCGCTATTACCGCGGCTCCTGCCTGCTGGAACTGGGCCGGAGCACCGCCGCCATAGCGGATTATTCGGCCGTGATCTCCTCCGCGCCCGACTCGCCCTCCGCTTACTACCGCCGCGCCGTGGCCTATATCGCGCTTAATGACGTTACGGGCGCCATGTCCGATCTCGACCGGACGCTCTCGCTCGACCCCGGCTATCTGCCCGCCTATCCCCGCCGCGCGCGCCTGAACTATCGCATCGGGAAATATGAAGCCGCGGCGGCGGACTGCACCGCCGCCATCAAAGCCGGCTTTGACAAACAGCTGCTCACGGAACGCGGCAATTCCTACCTGGCGCTCGGCCAGTTCGACTCGGCGGCGCAGGATTATAACGCGATTTTGGCCGGCCAGCCGAAAAATTATCCCGCGCTGGCGGGACTGGCGCAAGCCTATATCGGGCTGAAAAACGCGACCGCCGCCGTAGCCGCGTCGGACGGCGTGATAGCGGCCTATCCGGCTGACAAAACCGGGTATCTTCTGCTCGCCCGCTCTTACGAACTGAATGCCGACACGGCAAGCGCGGCCGCAGTTTACTCCTCGATGACCGGACAGTTTCCGGCAGCGCCGGAACCCTGGCTGGGGCTGGCGGAACTGAATTTCGCTTCAGGCGACGCCGTTGCCGCGGTCAGCAATTCCTCCGCCGCCATCGCGCTTTCAAACGCACTGCCGCAGGCTTATTATCTGCGCGGCAAAGCGCTGCTGCAGCTGGGCGATCAGGACGGCGCGCGCCGGGACCTGCTTGAAGCCGGAAAACTGCGCCCGGCCGATATAATGATAAAACTTTTGCTGGCCCGGATTTATTTCAGCGGGCCGGACACGCAGGCCGGGCTGGACGAAACCCTCGCCGCGCTCAAGCTGGATTACGCCGCGACGCTGGCCGAGCTTGGCGCGGCCGAATCATCCGGCGTCATCTGCGGTTTGAA harbors:
- a CDS encoding alpha-2-macroglobulin family protein, with product MYSAMNVPQVLYAQKSVAEGDFITEYGSMKASAGGAPALPEGVEPKALEPRARVNSGCYGGIDLSTATPFVFTGVYLPSRAKWAWAFDNVTGIGLTVKSSPVNGLVWTTDLSAGEPLGRVNITLRDGKNNVVWTGRTDGDGLAELPGWGALGLAADSEWESPDLWAFAEKKGDIAALSLDFASGLEPWRFGLPARFEKPAGTARTLVFTDRGLYRPGETVSVKGFLRRYGKKGVTYAGVRELAVTVADGGNATVSSFTASVSDSSSFDFSFPLSKTAGPGFWSVRLSNPDPAGPKVDEQANFQVEAFKRAQFAVSVTPLQKNYYRGDTFSAAVDGWYLAGAPMAGAEAEWSLLLSPAPFAPCGLGSYTFVNADYTPDRVLAAGRGRLDENGRLSFSVAGVTATVTRPYSLIAEASVLSPDMQRLFSRTAATLHPADFYLGVAGPWRVEKSTTPVFAGIVSVRPDGAPAPGVAVTAGLARREYRNAARAGLSGRLEIVSEEKIIPVSTFSYTSGSGEYRWPIPQDLPPGSYRLALNGERGGRANATAFTFYVPGDGGVSWERDDTDLVALAADKSGYKPGDTAKIMIKSPFEKAWALITVESAGVVESRVERISGGAEEIKLKLRAGHVPNIYVGVVLVNGRTAKPTASSLDAGKPKAKFGYINIPVSPDENRLIVRLKPETKEYRPGAEAAVEIRTLDAEGDGTPAEVAFYAVDEGVLNLTDYGTPDPFGAVYETRPLGVKTADSRPLVLGQRNFGEKGENRGGGGGGAAGGVDIRSNFIPLAAWMPAVMTDRKGSARVAFRLPDTLTSYRIIAVAASETRFGSSTDTIRVSKPLMLKAALPRFARKGDTFKAGAVLINYSTATVSARVEMNVSGALAAAANAPSEVTLKAGAAKRLEWSFSAISTGPAALVFTARAGEESDGLEQEIPVVQGELPETTAVSMAIARSGVQTLKRPADALSAELAVVLSPTALASLKLPAEYLLGYRYECLEQKLSKLAPLLVSEKFARRWLAQDTDALKKQASELFANLASYKGPGGGFGYWEDSSYSDPWLTSYVLETYAAASKRGYRADPPVIAGAVNYLQGLIKNGSGDSAAYALYALALNGSFWPDAFARLYGARDTLSGEGVSCLLRAASRLGVKDEQRAELSRMLLNRQNIGGDAAFFGETAFSARSHASAVKTTALCMQALLESDGTFPAAGKVARWLVRQQKNGRWNNTADNAAALRALEYYYSAYEKPEQAFTAKVTAGADALMRVRFENLAPVLATAAFDALMLTRSSASVPVRFEKDGDGRLYYTMALKTVPAAYKTPLARGFSVTRAVKAPGGGKLRPGVRAEVTVSVNTAQDRYFVALEDFVAAGFEIVNTDLSGQAGVASAGSADAGWFSGDYAPGFHKVQRYDDRIAAFAEFLPAGQHEFTYMVQAVAEGDYGAPAGFVSCMYEPDVFGRTATGRVKILPLAK
- a CDS encoding Ig-like domain-containing protein; this encodes MKKIHAFAVAVLLNMVFAACGWAQVRVLSVSPDGLLRDGETPGVVTVMFSEPMVALGAASHKLPCPFLLEPAVSGVCRWADTATAVFTPDEPFEFSRVYKVTVPKGVKAVSGSALAGEVRRAFVTPLVRLLGSDPQNGARWVSRYPTVFLRFNQPVRYDAARNFITLADSSGSKIPCGVRKAKPEEVEKLFPPYITNEGEIPPSTATVLAVKPVLALKPDSEYFLAVAAGLPGAGGAGARLAEGVRFYTYGGLEFKGVSASSGCLPANYAVKLSNPVRYSDFAEHLAVPDGLKKNAVPAYISGGFGFARPAERAYSYQLDWLDFEPGRTYDFTLTKGLKDVFGNTLPADRTFSVTAGDYCPRVSFAGGFGVLENMF
- a CDS encoding tetratricopeptide repeat protein; its protein translation is MRLLTFVLIFSALAMPARADTAQEYYDRALANEIPTKRVKLLGKAINEDAAFAPAYFLRAQAVMDLNDCDAALPDLDKTVALGYAPVQARYYRGSCLLELGRSTAAIADYSAVISSAPDSPSAYYRRAVAYIALNDVTGAMSDLDRTLSLDPGYLPAYPRRARLNYRIGKYEAAAADCTAAIKAGFDKQLLTERGNSYLALGQFDSAAQDYNAILAGQPKNYPALAGLAQAYIGLKNATAAVAASDGVIAAYPADKTGYLLLARSYELNADTASAAAVYSSMTGQFPAAPEPWLGLAELNFASGDAVAAVSNSSAAIALSNALPQAYYLRGKALLQLGDQDGARRDLLEAGKLRPADIMIKLLLARIYFSGPDTQAGLDETLAALKLDYAATLAELGAAESSGVICGLNLALGAFEMDRRDTARAKTCFDKAIAAAPDFWMGYSFRSQLLRMTRKFSPALADINKAVRLDGGNWQLYLERGKLYYELRQNDKAYRDFTQAARLKPDYAEIYNYTGRMFLRVKMYGKAEEEFTKALSLFASADVYANRALARLRQNNPEGAREDLESALKLNPDDPKTYIGLACYYWSAGNDRAKALSNLEQAFKAGFTRYNLLTHASGYGNYLSGIDSDPDYVALLEKYSSPAQAQALSADYE